The following are encoded together in the Salvia hispanica cultivar TCC Black 2014 chromosome 6, UniMelb_Shisp_WGS_1.0, whole genome shotgun sequence genome:
- the LOC125194584 gene encoding peroxidase 3-like: MENFKFSYTLFLFCSLTFELCNCGELRKNFYRTSCPHAEQIVRNITWKNAASNAALPAKLLRMHFHDCFVRGCDGSILIDSTMNNTAEKDAVPNRSLAGFEVIDEIKTQLEQTCPGKVSCADIVALAARDSVSFQLDMSMWEVLTGRRDGTVSRDSEAVAEIPSPFSNFTTLKQSFASKNLTVKDLVVLSGAHTIGMGHCNLFSNRLYNFTGKGDADPSLDAAYAATLRSQCRSLSDNTTTVEMDPGSSLVFDNRYFWTLLQGQGLFQSDAALLTNNIANGIANEMLVFGKFLTEFSQSMKRMAALGVLTGNAGEIRKKCSVVN; the protein is encoded by the exons atggaaaattttaaattctcaTACACCTTATTCTTGTTTTGCTCTCTAAcatttgaattatgtaattgTGGGGAGTTAAGGAAGAACTTTTATCGTACGAGTTGTCCACATGCCGAGCAAATCGTGCGAAACATAACTTGGAAAAATGCAGCAAGCAATGCTGCATTGCCTGCTAAGTTACTGCGGATGCATTTCCATGACTGCTTTGTTAGG ggTTGTGATGGCTCGATTTTGATAGACTCGACTATGAATAACACAGCAGAGAAAGATGCGGTCCCAAATAGGTCGTTGGCGGGATTTGAAGTCATCGACGAGATCAAGACTCAGCTCGAGCAGACTTGCCCTGGTAAAGTATCGTGCGCAGATATTGTAGCCCTAGCGGCCCGAGATTCTGTTTCATTTCAA TTGGATATGTCGATGTGGGAAGTGCTAACTGGCAGACGTGACGGAACCGTGTCACGTGATTCGGAGGCTGTGGCAGAAATCCCTTCACCCTTCTCCAACTTCACTACCCTCAAGCAATCTTTTGCCAGTAAAAATCTCACGGTAAAAGATCTCGTTGTACTCTcag GCGCACACACGATTGGCATGGGACACTGCAACTTGTTCAGCAATAGGCTGTACAATTTCACCGGAAAAGGGGACGCAGATCCGTCGTTGGACGCTGCTTACGCTGCTACTCTGCGATCGCAATGCCGGAGTTTATCAGATAACACGACGACGGTGGAAATGGATCCAGGAAGCTCGTTGGTGTTTGACAACCGTTATTTTTGGACGCTGTTACAAGGGCAGGGGCTTTTTCAGTCGGATGCCGCGCTTTTGACTAACAATATTGCAAACGGGATTGCGAATGAGATGTTGGTTTTCGGAAAATTCTTAACGGAGTTTAGCCAATCTATGAAGAGGATGGCTGCTCTAGGCGTTCTTACTGGGAATGCAGGAGAAATTAGGAAGAAATGCAGTGTTGTTAattga